One genomic segment of Intestinimonas butyriciproducens includes these proteins:
- a CDS encoding XkdX family protein encodes MSFERIQYYYEAGLWSKPMVKMAVRKGVITREQYRDITGEDYRAQT; translated from the coding sequence ATGAGCTTTGAACGGATCCAGTATTATTACGAGGCGGGCCTGTGGAGCAAGCCGATGGTGAAGATGGCGGTGCGCAAGGGCGTCATCACCAGGGAGCAGTACCGGGACATCACCGGCGAGGACTACAGGGCGCAGACGTGA